Proteins encoded by one window of Akkermansia muciniphila ATCC BAA-835:
- a CDS encoding family 20 glycosylhydrolase: MKFLLLSFAWVCMACAGAWGQDTAPSFPANGANYRLFPADRPPLVPKPQQLRWDDRAIPVQSVRILAPSPSRTSYPEQMKFIVSELKSFLAEHCVKVAPDGTFAVKFVKGDVKAGTENSKLKEEAYSLRVTSGGALITAMDTRGFYYGMKTLEQLLLRRGGTTTIAACDIVDWPDFEIRGFMNDVGRNYMPLPLIARELDSMAQLKLNVYHFHFTENPGWRLESKIYPELNAPENYTRMPGKFYTQKEFKQLVEYCRLRNILLIPEMDMPGHSQMFRKALNVKMSDEKATKALVALIKELCSLVPKEKMPIIHIGTDEVRGKDEQVNNEILKEYIHAVEFCGRIPMRWQPGLTPKGYNGSIQQLWSGRQNRGAWPTDGAKYVDSLETYLNHLDPFETAMTMYFRRACPFRNAEGLGMMLCSFPDLEITDPRNQVLQTPVYAGMAFVSEPLWNNPHEKVLGDPNQDEYMKYFSNLPVQGDPLLKGFADYENRVLAIRDRFFVDKEFNYVRQANIPWKLLGPIPNGGKTEKEFAPEEDNKAGKMRDSYEIDGVTYEWSGDDYTGATIIFKHYCDFPTLFNGAKMGAYPHKNHTYYAQTWIYSPKAQTVPFWISGHTWATSDWRNGPASVPGKWFHADPKFFVNGREIAPPQWKKPRNSGVMVDENYHFREPSMVPLKKGWNRVLVKSPSNNSARRWMFTFVPVLVNPKTPGCNVKEYPGLKFSTRPE; this comes from the coding sequence ATGAAGTTCCTTTTATTATCGTTTGCATGGGTGTGCATGGCTTGCGCCGGAGCATGGGGGCAGGATACGGCCCCGTCTTTCCCGGCTAACGGGGCCAATTACAGGCTGTTTCCGGCGGACCGGCCTCCGCTGGTTCCCAAACCCCAGCAGCTGCGCTGGGACGACAGGGCCATTCCCGTGCAGTCCGTACGCATTTTGGCTCCGTCTCCGTCCAGGACTTCCTATCCGGAACAGATGAAGTTCATTGTTTCCGAATTGAAATCTTTTCTGGCGGAGCACTGCGTGAAGGTGGCTCCGGACGGGACGTTTGCCGTTAAATTCGTCAAGGGGGATGTGAAAGCCGGCACGGAAAATTCCAAGCTGAAGGAGGAGGCTTATTCCCTCCGAGTAACTTCCGGCGGCGCACTCATTACGGCGATGGATACCAGAGGATTCTATTACGGCATGAAAACGCTGGAGCAGCTTCTTTTGCGCCGCGGCGGGACGACGACCATTGCCGCCTGCGATATCGTGGACTGGCCGGATTTTGAAATCCGCGGATTCATGAACGATGTGGGACGCAATTACATGCCGCTGCCTCTGATTGCACGGGAGCTGGATTCCATGGCGCAGCTCAAGCTGAATGTTTACCACTTCCATTTTACGGAGAACCCCGGCTGGCGGCTGGAATCCAAAATTTATCCGGAGCTGAACGCCCCCGAAAATTATACGCGCATGCCTGGCAAGTTTTACACGCAGAAGGAGTTTAAGCAGCTGGTGGAGTACTGCCGCCTGCGCAATATCCTGCTGATTCCGGAGATGGATATGCCGGGGCACAGCCAGATGTTCCGCAAGGCGCTCAACGTGAAGATGAGCGATGAAAAAGCCACCAAAGCCCTGGTGGCCCTGATCAAGGAGTTGTGTTCCCTGGTTCCCAAGGAGAAAATGCCCATCATCCACATTGGCACGGACGAGGTGCGCGGCAAGGATGAGCAGGTGAACAATGAGATTCTTAAGGAGTACATCCATGCAGTGGAGTTCTGCGGCCGCATTCCCATGAGATGGCAGCCCGGCCTGACGCCGAAGGGCTATAACGGCTCCATCCAGCAGTTATGGTCCGGCCGCCAGAACCGTGGCGCATGGCCTACCGACGGAGCGAAGTATGTTGATTCCCTGGAGACTTACCTGAACCACCTTGATCCGTTTGAAACGGCCATGACCATGTATTTCCGCCGGGCATGCCCGTTTCGGAATGCGGAAGGACTGGGCATGATGCTGTGTTCTTTCCCGGACCTGGAAATTACGGATCCGCGCAACCAAGTTCTTCAGACGCCCGTTTACGCCGGCATGGCGTTCGTTTCCGAACCTTTGTGGAATAATCCCCATGAGAAGGTGCTGGGAGACCCCAACCAGGACGAATATATGAAGTATTTTTCCAATCTGCCCGTGCAGGGGGATCCTCTGCTGAAGGGGTTTGCGGATTACGAGAACCGCGTGCTCGCCATCCGGGACCGTTTTTTCGTGGATAAGGAGTTTAATTACGTACGGCAGGCGAATATTCCCTGGAAATTGCTGGGGCCTATTCCCAACGGCGGTAAGACGGAAAAGGAATTCGCTCCGGAGGAGGACAACAAGGCAGGGAAGATGAGGGATTCCTACGAGATTGACGGCGTCACCTATGAGTGGTCCGGAGACGATTACACGGGGGCCACCATCATTTTCAAGCATTACTGCGATTTTCCGACGCTGTTCAATGGCGCAAAGATGGGAGCTTATCCCCACAAAAACCACACTTATTACGCGCAGACCTGGATTTATTCCCCCAAGGCGCAGACGGTGCCTTTCTGGATCAGCGGACATACCTGGGCCACGTCCGATTGGCGCAACGGTCCGGCGAGCGTTCCCGGCAAGTGGTTTCATGCGGATCCCAAATTTTTTGTGAACGGCCGGGAGATTGCCCCCCCGCAATGGAAAAAGCCGCGTAACAGCGGCGTGATGGTGGATGAAAACTACCATTTCCGGGAGCCTTCCATGGTTCCTCTTAAGAAGGGTTGGAACCGCGTGCTGGTAAAGAGCCCCAGCAACAATTCCGCGCGTCGGTGGATGTTCACATTCGTTCCGGTGCTGGTGAACCCCAAGACGCCCGGCTGCAATGTGAAGGAGTATCCCGGCCTCAAATTTTCCACACGTCCGGAATAG
- a CDS encoding enolase C-terminal domain-like protein has translation MFYHEYSLTACGPLNARAAEVCRKGALIKTDEGGYGCIQPWPELGDATLQEELDALRKGRPLPLGVRAAECARTDGEARARGVSLFDGLHIPESHATLPSCVSPATIRIMESKGFKAGKIKASANLAAALERLTMLASMVPSWRWRLDFNGCLNENDALKFWKSLPHHLKTRIDFIEDPCPFSIQSWERLVDAGMPLALDMGSDVEHQPAISSDLPIIRIVKPAREATPEYLYEPPVFTTVMDHPVGQLWAVYQAAEYYRNSLPTEIPLCGLCTHLLFEPDPFIDRMGGMDPQAAVPGGTGLGFDELLEHIPWKIL, from the coding sequence GTGTTTTACCATGAATATTCTTTAACAGCCTGCGGCCCTCTGAACGCCAGAGCCGCGGAAGTGTGCAGGAAGGGAGCCCTCATTAAAACGGATGAAGGCGGGTACGGCTGCATCCAGCCGTGGCCGGAACTGGGAGACGCCACCCTGCAAGAGGAATTGGACGCGCTCAGGAAGGGCCGCCCTCTGCCTCTGGGCGTCCGCGCCGCGGAGTGCGCCCGAACGGACGGGGAAGCACGCGCGAGGGGCGTCAGCCTGTTTGACGGTCTTCACATTCCGGAAAGCCACGCCACGCTGCCCTCCTGCGTCAGCCCCGCTACCATTCGCATCATGGAATCCAAGGGATTCAAGGCAGGAAAAATCAAGGCCAGCGCCAATCTGGCCGCCGCCCTAGAACGGCTGACGATGCTGGCATCCATGGTTCCCTCCTGGCGCTGGCGGCTGGACTTCAACGGATGCCTGAATGAAAACGATGCCCTGAAATTCTGGAAATCCCTGCCCCACCATCTGAAAACCAGAATAGACTTCATAGAAGACCCGTGCCCCTTCTCCATCCAGAGCTGGGAACGTCTGGTAGACGCCGGCATGCCTCTGGCCCTGGACATGGGTTCGGATGTGGAACACCAGCCGGCCATCTCCTCGGACCTGCCCATCATCCGCATCGTCAAACCCGCACGGGAAGCAACGCCGGAATATCTTTACGAACCTCCCGTCTTCACCACTGTCATGGATCACCCCGTAGGGCAGCTCTGGGCCGTTTACCAGGCGGCGGAATATTACCGCAACTCCCTGCCCACGGAAATTCCCCTCTGCGGCCTCTGCACCCACCTCCTGTTTGAGCCGGACCCCTTTATAGACCGGATGGGAGGCATGGACCCTCAGGCAGCTGTTCCTGGAGGCACGGGGCTCGGCTTTGACGAACTATTGGAACATATTCCCTGGAAAATACTGTGA
- a CDS encoding SDR family oxidoreductase, which yields MYRTLVFGADGRVGSRLAAYLEEHGLEVVKCGRGFCDLKDLSALKRVLLSSGATHVVNCAAVSGLEACLDDPETAHCVNAMAPEMMARICRLEGMRFIHLSTDYVLDGRRRGLKTEEGKCRPVNVYGESKLEAEFRVREEMPDALIARVSWVFGNPERPSFPEMVLRRAMKREPLAAVADKWSMPTWVEDLCAWLRFLAYESGASGVLHLCQSGEPVSWHSYAVAVLKCAVKHGLLPSLPPVAEQKLDEQAGFRDARPRHTAMSSERLSSLMKQPVRAYEEAIDMAVARYAADPTFLSSIS from the coding sequence ATGTACAGAACATTGGTGTTCGGGGCGGACGGCCGGGTGGGAAGCCGTCTGGCAGCGTATCTGGAAGAACATGGCCTGGAGGTGGTGAAGTGCGGACGGGGCTTTTGTGATTTGAAGGATTTAAGCGCTTTGAAACGTGTTCTGCTTTCTTCCGGAGCCACTCATGTGGTGAATTGCGCCGCTGTGAGCGGATTGGAAGCCTGCCTGGATGATCCGGAGACGGCCCACTGCGTCAACGCCATGGCTCCGGAGATGATGGCGCGCATTTGCCGCCTGGAGGGCATGCGCTTTATCCATTTGAGTACGGATTATGTGCTGGACGGCAGGAGGAGAGGTTTGAAAACGGAGGAGGGGAAGTGCCGCCCCGTAAATGTGTACGGAGAGTCCAAGCTGGAGGCGGAATTCCGTGTGCGGGAGGAGATGCCGGACGCTCTGATAGCCCGCGTTTCCTGGGTATTCGGCAATCCGGAACGGCCCTCATTCCCGGAAATGGTGCTGCGGCGGGCGATGAAAAGGGAGCCCCTGGCCGCTGTGGCGGATAAATGGTCCATGCCTACATGGGTGGAAGATTTATGTGCATGGCTCCGTTTTCTGGCTTATGAGAGCGGGGCGTCCGGCGTGCTGCATCTGTGTCAGTCCGGAGAGCCTGTTTCCTGGCACAGTTATGCCGTGGCCGTGCTGAAATGCGCCGTGAAGCACGGGTTACTGCCTTCTTTGCCGCCTGTGGCGGAACAAAAGCTCGACGAACAGGCCGGTTTCAGGGATGCTCGGCCCCGGCATACCGCCATGTCCAGCGAACGCCTCTCTTCCCTGATGAAGCAGCCCGTGAGGGCGTATGAAGAGGCCATTGACATGGCCGTGGCCCGCTATGCCGCAGATCCAACCTTTCTCTCCAGCATTTCATGA
- a CDS encoding class I SAM-dependent rRNA methyltransferase: MNDFHNSRDSRPRPVYRDRRSQPGRPRTAPKKNLFANKSPEGSEQWLKPWVELKYFTYNPAVFPRMLGSVSGEIAPGSLVNVYDKNGELFGAGFWNESSRTPLRMVYHGKDVFAERDLDAALERAVKLRREVLRLDETTNAYRVLHGDSDGLGGLVVDRYADVLSLEVSTLAVWQRLNRWLPLLHRLCGTKRHVVQVDEGIARMEGIRAEEAPASPAPVRLVKIVENGITYEVDFAQGHKTGFFCDQRDNRLKFASLVKGATVLDLCCYSGGFSIAAKMLGGAAEVTAVDLDEKAVAMAKRNGNINRQRIDFVHADAFVYARQMVRNGRLFDAVLLDPPKFIVGRDGYEEGIKKYHDLNMLGLQCVRPGGLFVTCSCSGLLSPAEFEHTVIKAAQRQGRKLQIMAMTGPGWDHPFLSTYPEGRYLKVLWAIAL, translated from the coding sequence ATGAATGATTTCCACAATTCCCGTGATTCCCGCCCCAGGCCCGTTTACCGGGACCGCCGTTCCCAGCCGGGCCGCCCGCGCACAGCTCCCAAAAAGAACCTTTTTGCCAACAAGTCGCCGGAAGGGAGCGAACAATGGCTCAAGCCCTGGGTGGAGCTGAAGTATTTCACATACAATCCGGCCGTGTTCCCCCGCATGCTCGGCTCCGTAAGCGGGGAAATAGCGCCGGGAAGCCTGGTAAACGTCTATGACAAGAACGGTGAACTGTTCGGCGCCGGATTCTGGAATGAGTCCAGCCGCACGCCCCTGCGCATGGTGTACCACGGGAAGGACGTTTTTGCCGAACGTGACCTGGATGCTGCGCTGGAACGAGCCGTGAAGCTGCGCAGGGAAGTTCTGCGCCTGGATGAAACCACTAATGCGTACCGTGTGCTGCACGGAGATTCCGACGGACTGGGCGGCCTGGTGGTGGACCGTTACGCGGACGTGCTGAGCCTGGAGGTGAGTACGCTGGCCGTCTGGCAGAGGCTGAACCGCTGGCTGCCCCTGCTGCACCGCCTGTGCGGCACAAAACGCCATGTGGTGCAGGTGGATGAGGGCATTGCCCGCATGGAGGGCATCCGGGCGGAGGAGGCGCCGGCATCCCCAGCCCCCGTCAGGCTGGTGAAGATTGTGGAAAACGGCATCACCTATGAAGTGGACTTCGCCCAGGGGCACAAGACGGGCTTTTTCTGTGACCAGCGGGACAACCGCCTCAAGTTCGCCTCCCTGGTGAAGGGGGCCACGGTGCTGGACCTGTGCTGCTACAGCGGCGGCTTTTCCATTGCCGCCAAGATGCTGGGCGGAGCGGCGGAGGTAACGGCTGTGGATTTGGATGAGAAAGCCGTCGCCATGGCTAAAAGAAACGGAAATATCAACCGTCAGCGCATCGACTTCGTGCATGCGGATGCCTTTGTCTATGCGCGCCAGATGGTGCGCAACGGCCGCCTGTTTGACGCCGTGCTGCTGGACCCGCCCAAATTCATCGTTGGCAGGGACGGATATGAAGAGGGCATCAAAAAATACCATGACCTCAATATGTTGGGGCTGCAATGCGTGCGTCCCGGCGGCCTGTTTGTCACCTGTTCCTGTTCCGGGCTGCTTTCCCCCGCGGAGTTTGAGCATACCGTCATCAAGGCCGCCCAGCGGCAGGGGCGCAAGCTTCAGATTATGGCGATGACCGGCCCCGGTTGGGACCACCCTTTCCTGAGCACTTATCCGGAGGGCCGTTATCTGAAGGTTCTGTGGGCAATTGCCCTGTAG
- a CDS encoding KH domain-containing protein — MHPAVEQIRQYLQLIALQFVQHPEQAELRVAESPQGDAVRFRLILEKTDVARIIGRNGMTASAIRSLAKAAGEKHGIKVIVHMLSHEEAAEQP, encoded by the coding sequence ATGCATCCTGCCGTAGAACAAATCCGCCAGTACCTGCAATTGATCGCCCTGCAATTCGTGCAACACCCGGAACAGGCGGAATTGCGCGTTGCGGAATCCCCGCAGGGAGACGCCGTCCGCTTCCGCCTGATTCTGGAAAAAACGGACGTGGCGCGCATCATCGGCCGCAATGGAATGACGGCCTCCGCCATTCGTTCCCTGGCGAAGGCGGCTGGGGAAAAACACGGCATCAAGGTCATTGTGCATATGCTTTCCCATGAAGAGGCGGCTGAACAGCCGTAA
- a CDS encoding class I SAM-dependent rRNA methyltransferase has product MAGLIISPRARIFQGHDWVYGTEVRKIFGNPQPGDVVALKDFKDRFLGSAMFNPHSQIVARRFSRRKQELNGDFFSRRISQAVELRRRRLPEETLTRLVWSESDGLPGLIVDRYADYLVVQTLTIAMECRLPIILNVLEDLLSPRGIIVRNDSPMLAAEGISPSVRVARGQQPEPFAARSGSVQFMIDLQTGQKTGLYLDQLDNYAAVARFARGRRVLDCFCNQGGFALACALAGASEVTAVDVSQDAMDAVARNARLNGVSVQCVTDNAFDFLKKEAALVRDGGEHKWDLIILDPPSFTRNKKSVHDAMRGYKEIHLRAMKLLAPGGILSTFCCSHHAGADLFRESVLDAAIDAPATLRLMQQHGQRADHPVLLNIPETEYLKGFTYELLPGR; this is encoded by the coding sequence ATGGCAGGTTTGATTATTTCTCCAAGAGCACGCATTTTTCAAGGGCACGACTGGGTTTACGGCACGGAAGTGCGCAAAATTTTCGGCAATCCGCAGCCGGGGGACGTCGTGGCCCTGAAGGATTTCAAGGACCGCTTTCTGGGTTCCGCCATGTTCAATCCCCATTCCCAGATCGTCGCCAGGCGCTTTTCCCGCCGCAAACAGGAACTGAACGGAGATTTCTTTTCCAGGCGCATCAGCCAGGCAGTAGAACTGCGCCGCCGCCGGCTTCCGGAAGAAACTCTCACCCGGCTCGTTTGGAGCGAATCCGACGGGCTTCCCGGCCTCATTGTGGACCGTTACGCGGATTATCTGGTCGTCCAGACGCTGACGATCGCCATGGAATGCCGCCTCCCCATCATCCTGAATGTTTTGGAAGACCTTCTTTCTCCCCGCGGGATTATTGTCAGGAATGATTCACCCATGCTGGCGGCAGAAGGTATTTCCCCCTCCGTCCGGGTGGCACGAGGACAGCAACCGGAACCTTTTGCCGCACGCAGCGGCAGCGTGCAATTCATGATTGACCTTCAGACGGGACAAAAAACCGGCCTGTATCTGGACCAGCTTGACAATTATGCCGCCGTGGCTCGCTTCGCCCGCGGACGCCGCGTGCTGGACTGCTTCTGCAACCAGGGCGGTTTCGCCCTGGCCTGCGCCCTTGCCGGTGCCTCGGAGGTAACGGCCGTGGACGTTTCCCAGGATGCTATGGACGCCGTAGCGCGGAACGCCCGCCTGAACGGAGTCTCCGTGCAGTGCGTCACGGATAACGCGTTTGACTTCCTGAAAAAGGAAGCGGCCCTTGTCCGGGACGGAGGAGAACACAAATGGGATTTAATTATCCTGGATCCGCCCTCTTTTACCAGAAACAAAAAATCCGTGCATGACGCCATGCGCGGATATAAGGAAATCCACCTCCGCGCCATGAAGCTTCTGGCCCCGGGAGGCATCCTTTCCACCTTCTGCTGTTCCCACCACGCCGGAGCGGACCTGTTCCGGGAGAGCGTGCTTGACGCCGCCATTGATGCTCCGGCCACCCTGCGTCTGATGCAGCAACACGGCCAAAGAGCGGATCATCCGGTTTTATTGAATATTCCGGAAACGGAATACCTGAAGGGGTTCACGTATGAACTGCTTCCCGGAAGATGA
- the nagB gene encoding glucosamine-6-phosphate deaminase produces the protein MKVETFETPQDAAKALAGEVAELIRTRAAEGKNVVLGLATGATPLPFYAELVRMHKEEGLSFANVISFNLDEYSGLDRDHPESYWYFMHTNLFNHIDIKPENINLPSGTVKDDEIAAHCAAYEQKIKDCGGIDLQILGIGRTGHIGFNEPGSDDTTVTRQVHLDELTRSDAAPAFGGIENVPTTAITMGVATIMGAREVALMAWGEKKASIVKKAVQGPVTVDVAASYLQKHPNAKFLLDKGAASLL, from the coding sequence ATGAAAGTAGAAACTTTTGAAACTCCCCAGGATGCTGCCAAGGCTTTGGCAGGAGAAGTTGCGGAATTGATCCGTACGCGCGCCGCTGAAGGCAAAAACGTGGTTCTTGGCCTTGCCACGGGCGCCACTCCGCTGCCTTTTTACGCGGAGCTGGTCCGCATGCATAAGGAGGAAGGCCTTTCCTTTGCCAACGTGATTTCCTTCAATCTGGACGAATACAGCGGCTTGGATCGCGACCATCCGGAATCCTACTGGTACTTCATGCACACGAATCTTTTCAACCACATCGACATCAAGCCGGAAAACATCAACCTGCCCTCCGGCACGGTGAAGGATGATGAAATTGCCGCCCACTGCGCCGCCTATGAACAAAAGATCAAGGATTGCGGCGGTATCGACCTCCAGATTCTCGGCATTGGCCGAACTGGCCATATCGGCTTTAACGAACCCGGCTCCGATGATACCACCGTCACCCGGCAGGTTCATCTGGACGAACTGACCCGTTCCGATGCTGCTCCCGCTTTCGGCGGTATTGAAAATGTTCCCACCACCGCCATTACCATGGGCGTGGCTACCATCATGGGCGCCCGTGAAGTGGCTTTGATGGCCTGGGGAGAAAAGAAGGCGTCCATCGTGAAAAAGGCTGTTCAGGGGCCTGTGACGGTGGATGTGGCCGCCTCCTACCTTCAGAAGCATCCGAACGCCAAGTTTCTTCTGGACAAGGGGGCTGCTTCCCTCCTTTAA
- a CDS encoding TlyA family RNA methyltransferase, with protein MSKQRLDILLVSRNLVESRELAQRLIIAGEVNVGGHPSTKPGLKVNEDADITIRNRPRYVSRGGLKMEGALNAFPVSAEGKVCLDIGASTGGFTDCLLQHGAARVHAIDVGTNQLVWKLRQDPRVIVKEKFNARYMTPEDIGEQVDLIVSDVSFISLKKILPAAFPLLKQGGDALVLIKPQFELQPEDIGPGGIVRDPALHRRAVDSIRTFVTDELNRSWMGCEPSPITGTDGNHEFLAWLK; from the coding sequence ATGAGCAAGCAACGACTCGATATCCTTCTGGTTTCCCGCAATCTCGTAGAATCCCGGGAGCTGGCCCAGCGGCTCATCATTGCCGGAGAAGTGAACGTGGGGGGGCATCCCTCTACCAAGCCCGGTCTCAAGGTTAATGAAGACGCGGATATCACCATTAGAAACCGTCCCCGCTATGTCAGCCGCGGCGGCCTGAAAATGGAAGGAGCCCTGAATGCCTTCCCCGTTTCTGCGGAAGGCAAGGTCTGCCTTGACATTGGGGCTTCCACCGGAGGTTTTACGGACTGCCTGCTCCAGCACGGAGCCGCCAGGGTGCATGCCATAGACGTAGGAACCAACCAGCTTGTCTGGAAACTGCGGCAGGATCCCCGCGTCATTGTGAAGGAAAAATTCAACGCCCGCTACATGACTCCGGAGGATATTGGGGAACAAGTGGATCTGATCGTTTCCGACGTCTCCTTTATCTCTCTGAAAAAAATCCTTCCCGCCGCCTTTCCTCTGCTTAAACAAGGGGGGGATGCCCTGGTGCTCATCAAGCCCCAGTTTGAACTCCAGCCGGAAGATATAGGCCCCGGCGGCATCGTCCGGGACCCGGCTTTGCACCGGAGGGCGGTGGACTCCATACGCACTTTCGTCACGGACGAACTGAACCGTTCCTGGATGGGGTGCGAACCTTCCCCTATCACGGGAACTGACGGCAACCATGAATTCCTGGCATGGCTCAAATAG
- a CDS encoding DUF2062 domain-containing protein codes for MRRVRLYLLTEVRKKSWASKFLSARVFDSVYWSWDRQYVATGAAWGAAAAIAPLPMQSLWGVFACLWRKGNIPVAILMAWLSPPGFTFFAIPAQWWLGWFLFSILGFPTSGANWEMLKAGVQQWSWTPFGGLSIGMVSLEFAAGWMVSSVVLGSLCYGLVQLGWRMGQFLHSRKKSGKL; via the coding sequence ATGCGCAGAGTCAGGCTTTACCTGCTGACGGAGGTGCGCAAAAAATCGTGGGCAAGCAAGTTCCTTTCCGCCAGGGTTTTTGATTCTGTTTACTGGTCATGGGACAGGCAATACGTTGCAACGGGAGCTGCCTGGGGGGCTGCCGCAGCGATTGCCCCTCTTCCCATGCAGAGCCTGTGGGGCGTTTTCGCCTGCCTGTGGCGCAAGGGTAATATTCCCGTAGCCATTCTGATGGCGTGGCTCTCCCCTCCCGGCTTTACCTTTTTTGCCATTCCCGCTCAATGGTGGCTGGGGTGGTTCCTTTTTTCGATTTTGGGGTTCCCTACGTCCGGCGCGAACTGGGAGATGCTGAAAGCGGGGGTTCAGCAGTGGTCCTGGACGCCGTTTGGCGGATTGAGCATCGGCATGGTAAGCCTGGAATTCGCAGCGGGCTGGATGGTTTCCAGCGTTGTTCTGGGCAGCCTGTGTTACGGGCTGGTGCAGTTGGGATGGAGGATGGGCCAGTTCCTGCACAGCAGAAAAAAGAGCGGCAAGTTGTAA
- a CDS encoding pirin family protein, with protein sequence MNITIHRASSRGHANHGWLDTHHTFSFANYFNPERMQFGALRVLNDDKVLPEEGFGTHPHKNMEVVSIPLKGRLRHGDSLNNSHTITRGEIQVMSAGTGIQHSEFNDSLTEPLEFLQIWIIPDRINTPPRYRDYDITPLLKHNEISTFLAPETDISIMQQAWFSWAELDRGIEREYQFKGRNTGVYIFVIDGEIKIGDAILHSRDGAGITDTETVSIEALQNSTVLLMEVAV encoded by the coding sequence ATGAACATTACCATTCACCGTGCATCCTCCCGTGGACATGCCAACCACGGATGGCTGGATACACACCACACATTCAGCTTCGCCAATTATTTCAACCCGGAACGCATGCAATTCGGAGCTCTGCGCGTGCTCAATGACGACAAGGTTCTCCCGGAAGAAGGCTTCGGTACCCATCCGCACAAAAATATGGAGGTGGTTTCCATTCCTCTGAAAGGAAGGCTCCGCCACGGAGACAGCCTGAACAACAGCCACACTATCACGCGCGGAGAAATCCAGGTGATGAGCGCCGGAACGGGTATTCAGCACAGCGAATTCAACGACAGCCTCACGGAACCATTGGAATTCCTGCAAATATGGATCATTCCGGACAGGATCAATACGCCCCCCAGGTACCGGGATTACGACATCACCCCCCTGTTGAAGCATAATGAAATCTCTACCTTCCTGGCTCCGGAAACGGATATTTCCATCATGCAGCAGGCCTGGTTTTCCTGGGCGGAGCTGGACAGGGGCATAGAACGGGAATACCAATTCAAGGGACGGAACACGGGCGTATACATCTTCGTGATAGACGGAGAAATAAAAATAGGAGATGCCATATTGCACAGTCGGGACGGTGCCGGAATTACGGATACGGAAACCGTCTCCATAGAAGCCCTCCAGAACTCAACCGTTTTGCTGATGGAAGTAGCCGTCTGA